GGATTGAGATAAAACGTATTGATAATAAAGAAGATAAAAATAAATGGTTTCCGGAGATAATGGGAACTCCTTATATTGCCATTGATCTTAAGGCATTAGCACGAGCTGGCTAAAGAAAGCATGGACCAATCCGCTTCTATCCTGTAACCGTCTAATCCATGGTAGTAGAAAAAAATATCCATATGCCGCTAATGGAGCGGCTCCCTGTTTATTTACAAAAAATGAACCGCTATAGACCTTTTAGTTAGCTATCCCTTAAAGGTCATATTTTTCTACTGTTATACCATAAGCATGGAGAAAGTTCAATCCTTCCTCAATAGCTAGCTGCTTATAGGTTGCATAGGAATCCTTATAAACTACTTTGGCGATGCCTACCCCAAATATGATGCGTGCACAAGGTAAACAAGGGGAAAGCGTAACATATAACGTGCTGCCTTTTAAATTAAGGGAACTGCCTAATGCTTTTAAAATAGTGTTTTGTTCTGCATGAATCGACAAGGCACAACCGCCTCTTATGCTTCTGGGACAACCCGTAGTAAGCGCCATTTCTTCACAATGATAGGTTCCAAAGGGTGGCCCATTATGCCCTGTGGCTATAATATGACCTCCTTCTACTAATACAGCGCCTACTTTTTTCTTTATACAAGGAGAATGTTCTGCTAATTCCATAGCGGATTTTATAAATGTAGTATGATAATCATATGTTTCTGTAATATTGTTCTTATCCATTTCTAACAGTAATGGTTTATAAAAGATTACTTCAGCTGTTGGTATCCCATTAAAGCTTGTAGAGAGCAACAACTAAACGCTCCCATTGTATAGGGTGAACATATTAAATGGTAATATTAAACCTATATACCGAGCCGGGTTACAATTCTAATTAGTTTTGATGAAAAAAACAAATTAGTTTATAAACTTAGTGCTTAAACTGTCTTTATTTATAGATTATTCCTTACTAATTTAGAGGGACATTTGTATTTGTATTGCATGCATTTTTCTTCTTACTTCTTGCTTGGATATAATGGGTTTCATAGGATAAAATCTATGGCTCCCATGTTATACACATAGGAGCTATGCCAACAATTATTCCGATTAAAGCTTATATAATAAGCTACCACTAAGGCCTAAAATAGTTAGGTGTGTAAAAGGAGGTTATACCCTATGGACTTCTTCCTATAAAGACACAATGGTATGTAAAAAAACACGGCATCCTAATGAATAAGGCATCCTGATAACTCAGACGCTAGCCTAAACGCTACAGCATAGCTGCTATTTCTCTTACACTTTCCTTAAACTGATTTCCCCGCTCCTCGAAATTTTTAAACAAATCAAAACTAGCACAAGCAGGCGATAAAAGAATTACTTCCCCAGGTAGTGCTACAGAAAGTGCAATCCGCAAGGCCTCGGCTATTTGCTTTGTTTCATAGATGGGTATTGCTAAGGAACGCAAGGCATGAAACAACAATCGGTTATCTTTACCTAAACAGATAATGGCCTTTACTTTTTCTTGCACAAGCGGCAACAATGCCGTATAATCATTACCTTTGTCCTGTCCACCTGCTATCCAAATAACAGGACTATAGAAACTATGTAAGGCTACCATAGTAGAGGCAACATTCGTAGCTTTGGAATCATTATAGCAGTCCACCCCTCGTGGAGCCCCGCACCATTCTAAACGATGGGGTAACCCACGAAAAGTAGGCAACGCGGTAACAATGCGGTCTGGAGTAACCCCCGACAGTAACGCTGCTGTAATGGCTACTGTAGCATTATACTGATTATGAATTCCTTGTAAAGGAAGTAGATGGCGATCAATGGTAAAAACATGATTTTGGACAGCAAAATACCATGCCTGCTGGTTGCCAGAGCGTACAGCAGGTTGTATAGGTGCAATAGGGTAGCATTGCGGGGCTACTTTGTATGAGGGAGGGAGGTAATGCTGTAGAAAAGGGTCCTCCTTAGGATAGATGAAATGATCAGCTGCTGTCATATTGCGTATGATATTCAATTTGGCTTTTACATAGGCCTCCATAGAATAATCATAGCGATCTAAATGGTCAGGTGTAATATTTAATAGGCAGGCAATAGCTGCTTTGAATTGTTGCATATGCTCTAGTTGAAAACTAGATAGCTCTATTACGTAATAATGGTAATCCATTTCCGTAAGGCATATTGCAAAGCTATGCCCTACATTACCTACTACCGCCACTTGATAACCAGCCTCTTTTAGCAAATGATAGATCAAATACGTAGTAGTGCTTTTTCCATTTGAACCTGTAACCGCTATGATTTTGCCTTTTGCATAGCGTGCAGCAAATTCTATTTCATCTATAATGGGGATGAAACGTTTTTTTAATTGTTGAATGATAAGCGATTGATTAGGAATACCGGGACTTTTAACTACTTCATCGGCATCTGCTATCTTTGCTAGCGTATGGAAGCCTTCTTCATAAGGAATCCTATGCTCAATGAGCATCTTTTTATAAACCGTAGCTATACGAATGCTATCTGAAACAAAAACATTCCATCCTTTTTTTTGGGCTAAAAGTGCAGCACCTGTACCACTTTCACCCCCACCGAGTATAGCTAATTTCATCACAATATCGCTACTTTTTTACATACTATCCAATCGCGTTAAAATCCAGATCGTAAATTAGGAAAAAATAGGAAACGTAAAACAGTTATTATGAGGAGGGTGAGGGATTCGAACCCTCGGTACCGTTAAGGCACGACGGTTTTCAAGACCGTTGCATTCAACCACTCTGCCAACCCTCCCAATAAGTAGGCAGCTACCTGTTAGATCCTACCCCTATACCCTGATAGCAAAAAAAGTAATATTACCACAAACAATAATCCATTGGTTCTACTCTATAGGTTTAAAACTTGTAAGTGCTTACGCTCTCTGCGGATTCACTTAATCATCGCAACAAATATACCAATAGTTTTTCATATACCACGTAGCTATACATTACCTCCGCTAGGCAACGTTGCGCACGCATTGGCTACTCATTACAATTCTTTTGCTCTGAGTCATTATCTTTTGTAGAATTAGTAGGCTTCTCTTTTTCGAAAGTAGCAATTCCCCCAGATAGGATAAACCGCATCACTTCTGCACTTGGTAAATCCAAAGGCGTAACCAAGGTAGGTGGTAACATAAGAAGCAGACCACTCAAATCATAAGAATTAGGAAAGTAAACGGCTATATAATCGGGCATGGCAAGCACTTCTAAAGAAGACTTTGTAATAAAACCTATTCTATAGATTTGCATGGATCGATCCATTAATACCATAACAGGTCGATCAAACTTGCCTTTGCTACTGCTGTTTACAAAAGCAGTCGTAAGATCCTTTAAGGAAGCATACAGTACACGAATAAATGGAACTTTTTGAATTAGCGCCTCTGTAAAGCTAAAGGCAGACTTTACCAATAAAGCCGTACCTACATACCCTAATAAAGTCAGTACTACAATGATAATAAGCATACCTAGCCCTGGAATAGAGCTAAAGTTAGCTATACCATCTATCTTGCGTAAAACAAGCGAAATAAAATAGAGCGTTCCCCCTAATGGGATGAATAACAATACTCCCCTAAAAAAATAATGCAACAGCCGGTTAATCAAGGATTGTTCGCCTCGCATAGTGCGTTTTATTTGAAAAAACTCTAAAATAAAAAATACAACTAAACCACCCTATAAATATAAAGTATTTTTTAACTATTTAATCAAATAACTACTCAAATACGCTTTCTTCGTTTTAGATTATACGCAATAATTACCAAATCTAGTCCATTCCATGCTCCCATTAGCTTACTATATGCACTACACTTCTAATCTAAAAGCTATGTAGCGCATAGCTATGTAAAGTAGCTACAGGGCCTATTGATAGACTTTAGCAATTACAATACCAAAAACAAAAGTGCTGGTTGCGTTATAATGCTTTATTTCTTAGGTCAGCGTAGCCAGATATTTTAAAAAAAAGATAGAAACTATTGCCTTATTACAATAGGTAGGTAACGCTAAAGGGGTATTGTGTATTGTATTAAGAAGATGCACAAGCAGCGTTAAGCTGACTACTGAATGATGCAATACAATCCATTAATGCCTTGGCTGCGCTATCTATTTCCCTTTTGCTAGCCGTAGCATTTGCTTTAAGTTGTAGCCATGTTTGGTACCTTTGTTCAAAAGCTTCCATATCTTCAAAGGATAACCATAAAACAGTAATAAATAGATGAGCTGGACTTTCGGTCATAACCATTTCTTCTACTACATGCCTAAAAGAAACTTGTTGAAACCGAGCAGGCCATGCAGGAAAAACTAAAGTCATCCTAAATGAATAAGGGTCATTTACTTCCTCTAACGTATCACTTGACCTCAGTAAAATGTGCTCAATAAGATGAAATCCCTCGCATTGGTCGTTTAAAGATCTGAATAAAGTAAGGCTCTTTTGTACCATATGCTCCGCTTGCGTTAAGCTACTTACAGCGCCTTTGTCCGTAATCAATTCAACGGTATTTTGCTTGACTTTATCAATGTAAAGCAGTATGCTGTAAGCATTATCCTTTTTAAGAATATGGTAGTATGCTTCGTTGATACCATAAAGCATCACCAATGAACGCATGTTTGCATATTTACCCTGGAATATAAAGAGATCCGAATAATCCGTTTGATAGCTTTTTCCTAAGAAAATATCCAAATTCGTATCATGGGCCGGTTTTTTCTCTAAATACATATTACGCTTAATAATTTGATGAAAAATCCGATCCGTTACATCTTCGATGCCTAAATTTCGGTAAATACGTTGCTTAAAACCAGAAGATACGTGCTGCATGCCTCCCTCTCCTGTTTCCTTACTATAGGCAGCTCTCCCTCTGTCTCTACTGATTTCAATGTAATCTTTTAAAAAGAGCGTTTTATTGAGATTAAGGTATTCCAGACGCTTCTCTTCATTTTTAGGGTACAGATGTAAGGAATAAATGGTAAAACGCTCTGCAAAATAGGCCAATAAATGGTCTAGCATCCTAGACCGCTTTTCCAGGCTGCGGATATTGCTTTCTAATATATTATTTATATAATCAACATAACCAGTTGAATCAATTGCTTGTTTGCGATCAATAGCGGTTAATGGATGTTTAAGATCTAAATATTTTTTTTGTACTATAAACTCAAGATCATTGCTTGGATCACTTTCTAGCTGCTTAATAATGTCATCCATACACGGAACATCCAAAGGCAAACGGCCAGCTGGCTTGTTCCATGCGTCACTATAAATAGCCATGGTATGCTTGACATTGGACAACTGCCCCAAATAATTAGCAAAAAGCTGGTCAAAAAACAGCAAATAGCTTTTCAGCTGTTTTGCTTTGGCGTGATTTTCCGGTGGCTCAGAAGGGGCACATCCTTCATGCCCAACATTATAAAGCAAAGGAAAATCCTGCTGTATGGAAACATAATCTTCTAGATGTCTATATGTACCTTCTAAAACAAATAATTCTTCCTCTTGAAGGTAGGCCTTAGTTAAGGTACCTCTTCCTTTCCTATCTTCTAAAAGGGTAGCTACTTTTTGCGCATTGATAGGGATAGGGAGCTCATTATAGGAAAGCATGATGTTGCTTTCAGCCCTATTAAGCGTTAAGAAACTATCTGGTAAAATAGGAACATTAATACTACTGAAATGCCCTTCTTCAGATTCTACAAAAAGTTCAAAATGTAATACCCGCTTAATGCCAGCTACCTTAATAGC
Above is a window of Candidatus Cardinium hertigii DNA encoding:
- a CDS encoding DUF502 domain-containing protein yields the protein MRGEQSLINRLLHYFFRGVLLFIPLGGTLYFISLVLRKIDGIANFSSIPGLGMLIIIVVLTLLGYVGTALLVKSAFSFTEALIQKVPFIRVLYASLKDLTTAFVNSSSKGKFDRPVMVLMDRSMQIYRIGFITKSSLEVLAMPDYIAVYFPNSYDLSGLLLMLPPTLVTPLDLPSAEVMRFILSGGIATFEKEKPTNSTKDNDSEQKNCNE
- the murD gene encoding UDP-N-acetylmuramoyl-L-alanine--D-glutamate ligase, which gives rise to MKLAILGGGESGTGAALLAQKKGWNVFVSDSIRIATVYKKMLIEHRIPYEEGFHTLAKIADADEVVKSPGIPNQSLIIQQLKKRFIPIIDEIEFAARYAKGKIIAVTGSNGKSTTTYLIYHLLKEAGYQVAVVGNVGHSFAICLTEMDYHYYVIELSSFQLEHMQQFKAAIACLLNITPDHLDRYDYSMEAYVKAKLNIIRNMTAADHFIYPKEDPFLQHYLPPSYKVAPQCYPIAPIQPAVRSGNQQAWYFAVQNHVFTIDRHLLPLQGIHNQYNATVAITAALLSGVTPDRIVTALPTFRGLPHRLEWCGAPRGVDCYNDSKATNVASTMVALHSFYSPVIWIAGGQDKGNDYTALLPLVQEKVKAIICLGKDNRLLFHALRSLAIPIYETKQIAEALRIALSVALPGEVILLSPACASFDLFKNFEERGNQFKESVREIAAML
- a CDS encoding deoxycytidylate deaminase — protein: MDKNNITETYDYHTTFIKSAMELAEHSPCIKKKVGAVLVEGGHIIATGHNGPPFGTYHCEEMALTTGCPRSIRGGCALSIHAEQNTILKALGSSLNLKGSTLYVTLSPCLPCARIIFGVGIAKVVYKDSYATYKQLAIEEGLNFLHAYGITVEKYDL